GCCGGAGCGCATGGAACGCCCGGTGGATCAACGGGAACAGGAACGCCCCGACGATCCCGAGCCCGGTGGCGATCGCGCCGATCACGACCGAGGCCAGCAGGTCCCAGCCCGTGATCGTCGTGTAGGCGGGCATCGGGATGGCGAAGTGCGGATGCGCGAGGAACGTCATCGTCAGCGACCCGGCGGCCGCGGCGACCAGCGGCAGGAACAGCTTGTCCCAGAGCGCGCCTCCGCCTTTCACCGCGGCGACGACCCCGGTGAAGACGAGCGCCGCGGCGACGGGCGTGCCGAAGAGGGCGCCGATGGTGCCGGAGGCCGCCATCAGCATGACGAGCTGTGTGGGCACCGCCTTCCACAGCCGGGCAGCGAGCGCGACGAGCAGGCTCGTGTTGATGGCGATGATCGGGTTCTCCGGGCCCAGGCTGACGCCGCCGGCCAGCGCGAGCACCGCGGCCAGTGCGAGGGAGGGCACGATGCCCGGGCGCAGGGGGGCGGCGACCAGCTCGGTCGTGGCCGAGTCGGGTCCCGCGTGGCCGGGGACGAGCCAGACCACCAGCCCGACTGCCACCCCGGTGAACGTCAGGACGAGGAAGATCCACCAGCCCGAGTGCGGGTCGACGCCGAGCATGTGCGGCAGCGCGGTCCAGATGCCGTCCTCGAGCAGGCCAGCGACCTCGTCGACGGCCCAGAGCGCGAAGGCGCTGACGACCCCGATGATCACGGCGGGCAGGCTGAGCAGCACCAGCGTGCGCGCGGTGGGCGCCGCCAGCTCCGGCTGCGTCGAGGTCATGCCCGCCCCCTCCCGCGACCCCGCTCCGGGGCGCTGGCGCTCACGTTAGAGCGTGCCGCGGGAGCGCGGCTAGGGTGCGGAGGCGGACGCCCGGCTCAGCCGTCGAGTCCGCGCCGCTTCAGCAGCGGCTCGATGACCGCGTCGCGGCCGCGGAAGTCGCGGTACGCCTCCAGCGGGTCCTTCGCGCCGCCGACGCCGAGGAGCCGCCGGCGGAACCGGTCGCCGTTCTCGCGGGTCAGGCCGCCGTTCTCCTTGAACCACTCGACCGTGTCGGCGTCGAGCACCTCGCTCCAGATGTAGGAGTAGTAGCCGGCGTCGTAGCCGCCCGAGAAGGTGTGGGCGAAGTAGGTGCTGGCGTACCGCGGCGGCACGGCGGGGTTGTCGAGCCCCACGGCCGCGAGGGCGTCGGCCTCGAACGCGGCGACGTCCGCGACGGTGTCGTCGGCGGTGATGCTGTGCCACGCCTGGTCGAGCAGGGCGGCGGCCAGGTACTCGCTGGTCGCGAAGCCCTCGTTGAACGACTCGGAGGCGTGGAGACGGTCGATCAGCTCCTGCGGCATCCGCTCGCCGGTCTCGTGGTGCACGGCGTAGTGCTCCACGATCTCCGGCCACAGCATCCACATCTCGTTGACCTGGCTCGGGAACTCCACGAAGTCGCGGAACACGTTGGTGCCGGCGAACTTCGGGTAGGTCACCCGGGCGAACAGGCCGTGCAGCGCGTGCCCGAACTCGTGGAAGAGCGTGTTGGTCTCGTCGTAGGTCAGCAGCGTCGGCGAGCCGGGGGCAGGCTTCGGCACGTTGAGGTTGTTCACCACGACGGTCGGCGTGCCGAGCAGGTCGGACTGCGCGACGAGCGGGTTCATCCAGGCGCCGCCGCGCTTGGAGTCGCGGGTGTAGAGGTCGAGGATGTAGAGGCCCAGCGCGGACCCGTCCTCGTTGCGCACCTCGAAGACGCGCGCTTCGGGGTGGTAGGCGACGAGGTCGGTCCGCTCCTCGAAGGTGATCCCGTACAGCCGCGTCGCCGCGTAGAAGACGCCGTCGCGCAGCACGCGCTCGGCCTCGAAGTACGGCCGCATCGCCGCCAGGTCGACGTCGTACTTCGCGGCGCGGACCTTGCCCGCGAGGTAGGCCCAGTCCCACGCCTCGACGGTCGCGGATCCGCCGGCCGTGTCGAGCTGCTCGGAAAGGTCGGCCTGCTCGGCGCGCGCGTTGCGGGCGGCGGGAGGCGCGAGCCTGCCCAGCATGTCGGCGACCGCCTGCGGGGTGCGGGCGGTCTCGTCCGCCGTCACGAAGGCCGCGTGCGTGTCGAAGCCGAGCAGCCGCGCGCGCTCGGCGCGGAGCCGGGTGATCTCGAGCACCAGCGGGCGGTTGTCGTTGTCGCCGCCGCGGATGCCGCGTGCGCGGGAGGCCGTCATGATCCGCTCGCGCACCGAGCGGTCCGTCAGGGTGGCGAGCCACGGGTGCCCGGTCGGCAGGACGAGGGTGACGACGTACTTGCCGTCGAGGCCGCGCTCCCGTGCGGCCTCCGCGGCGGCGGAGAGCTCTCCGGGGCCGAGGCCGGCGAGCTCCTCCGCCGAGTCGAACACGACGGCGAGCTCGTTGGTGTCGGCGAGCAGGTTCTTCTCGAACCGCGTGGTGAGGGTGGAGAGGCGCTGGTTGTACTCGCGCAGCCGCGCCTTGTCGTCGTCGCTGAGGCCGGCGCCGGCGAGCGTGAACTCGGTGCGGTAGCGCTCGATCAGGTAGCGCGACTCGGCGTCGAGGCCGAGCTCGTCCCTCCGCCCGTACAGGTCGTCGATGCGGCGGTACAGGTCGGGATTCAGCCGGATCGCGTCCTGGTGGGCGGCGAGGCGCGGCGCCATCTCCTCCTCCAGCGCGTTGGTGAAGTCGGTGGAGTCGGACGAGCTCTTGTTGAAGAACACCTCGGCGACGCGCTGCAGCGTCTGCCCCGACCGCTCCAGCGCGATCATCGTGTTCTCGAAGGTGGGGGCCTCGGGGTTCGCGGTGATCGCTTCGACCTCGGCCAGCTGCTCCGCGAACCCGCGCTCGAAGGCCGGGCGGTAGTGCTCGTCGCGGATGTCGGCGAAGGGCGGCAGCTGATAGGGGAGCGTGCTGGGCGAGAAGAAGGGGTTCGAGGAGTCTGCCATCGCCCCAGCCTACGGCCACCGGACGTTCACGTAACGTGGCCGGGAGGCCGTCGCGGCGCTCCCTAGGATGGCCGCATGGACCTCCACGAACGGTATACCCACGGCCACCACGAGAGCGTGCTGCGTTCGCACGAGTGGCGGACGCTCGAGAACTCCGGCGCCTACTTCGCCGGGCTGCTGCGGCCGGGGCTGAGCGTGCTCGACGTGGGGAGCGGGCCGGGGACGATCACGTTCGACCTGGCCCAGCGGGTCGCGCCGGGGACGGTGGTCGGCGTCGACTACAGCCACGACATCGTGGAGCACGCCAGGCGGTCCGCGGCGGAGCGGGGTGTCACGAACGTGCGGTTCGAGCAGGGCGACGCCTACGCGCTCGACGTCGCGGACGACACGTTCGACGTCGTGCACGCGCACCAGGTGCTCCAGCATGTCGGCGACCCGATCGCGGTGCTGCGCGAGTTCCGCCGTGTCACGCGCCCCGGCGGCATCGTCGTCGCGCGGGACGTCGACTGGGGCGGCACCATGTGGGCGCCGCTGCTCCCTGGCCTCGGCGAGTGGATGCGCGTCAACCAGGCGGTGCAGCGCGCCAACGGCGGCGAGCCGTTCGCGGGCCGGCTGCTGCGGTCGTGGGCGCTGGAGGCGGGCTTCGCGCGGGTCGACAGCAGCGCCTCCATCTGGTGCTTCGCCTCCGACGAGGAGCGCCGCTGGTGGGGGGAGTCGTGGAGCGTGCGCGTCACCGAGTCGGACTTCGGCCGCCACGCCCGCGACGAGGGCATCGCAGACGACGCCGCCCTCGCGGAGATCTCGGCGGCCTGGCTGGAGTGGTCGCGCCACGCGAACGGCTGGTACGGCATGCCGCACGGGGAGATCGTCGCGCACGTGTGAGGGGCGGCGATGACGACACCGCAAAGGAACCATTGCAAAGAAACTGATGCAAAGACATCGATGCAAAGAAACAGTTGCAAAGATGCCTTTGCATAGCTAACCTGGGGTCATGTCCGAAACCGACCCCACCACCGGCCACCTCTGGGACGACGCCCTCGACATGGCGGCGCTGCGCGCGCTCGCCCACCCGCTCCGCGTCGAGCTGATGAACGAGCTGTCCGACTTCGGGCCGGCCACCGCGAGCACACTCGCCGAGCGGCTGGGGGAGTCGAGCGGCTCGACCAGCTACCACCTCCGTCAGCTCGCACGCCACGGCATCATCGTCGAGGACACGGAGCGCAACTCCGGCCGCGAGCGCTGGTGGAAGATGGCCCCGGGCGGCGTCACGATCGGCTCGCCGGAGACGCTGGCCTCGCCGGCCGGCCGCGAGGCGAACGAGCTCGTGTCGCACGCCTGGCACCAGAACAACGAGCGCCGGTTGAGCAGCTTCCTGCGCCGGGGCATCGAGACCTTCGGCATGGAATGGATGGAGGCGAGCACGCTCTCCACCGCCCACCTCGAGTTGACGCGCGAGCAGCTGGTCGAATTCGGCCGCGAGTACTACGCGCTGCAGACCCGCCTCAAGGAGAAGTGGGCCGCCGACGGCGAGGCGGAGCCCGGCGACCGCAAGCGCGTGCAGGTCCAGTTCAACGCCTTCCCGCTGGTCGAGCAGGAGGACCGGTGATGGCCTCTCGCCTGGGCGCCGGCTTCGGGAGGCTGTGGACCGCCGCAATCGCGAGCAACCTCGCCGACGGCATCCTCCGCACGGCCGTCCCGCTGATCGGCACGACGCTGACCCGCGACCCGGCGCTCATCGCCGGGCTGACCGCCGTGACCTTCCTGCCATGGCTGCTCTTCGGCATCCCCGCCGGCATGCTCCTCGACCGGGTCGACCGCAGGGTCGCGATGGCGGCGGCGAACGGCCTCCGCTTCGCCGTCGCCGCCGCACTCGCGCTGCTGACCGCCGCGGGCGGGCTCACGATCTGGTGGCTCTACGTCGCGGTCCTCGTCTTCGGGCTGGGAGAGACCGTCTTCGACAACGCGACGACGACGGTGGTGCCGAGCCTGGTCACCCGGTCACAGCTGGACCGGGCGAACGGCCGGATGCAGTCGGCTGAGATCGTGGTGCAGAACTTCATCGCGACTCCCGTCGCCGGCTTCCTGTTCGCGGTCGCCCTGGTGCTGCCCGTATGGCTGACCGGTGCCGGGTTCCTGATCGCGGGCCTGCTCGCGCTCAGCATCCCGGCGGCCGCCGCCCACGCGCACGACCTCGCGGCAGAGGGGGGAGCTTCGCAGCCCCGGCCGAGGTTCGGTGCGGTGGTCGGCTTCCTCGTCCATCACCGGTTCCTGCGCGCGATGATCGTGCTCACCTCCCTGACGGCGTCGGCGCTCGCCTTCGCGCAGGGAAGCGTGGTGCTCCTGCTGCTGCAGACCTTCACGGTGCCCGCTGCCTTGATCGGCGTGATCACCGCGGGCGTCGGCGTCGGCGCTCTCGTCGGCGCGCTGGTGTCGAGCAGCCTCGTGGCGCGCTTCGGTCGCGGCCGCGTGATGTTCTGGTCGGTGCTCGTCAGCGGTGTCGGCATCCTGGGCGTCGGCGTGACCTCGAACGTGGCGATCGCCGTCTCGTCCTACGCGATCGGGGCCTTCGGCGTCGCGGTCTGGAACGTGCCGTGGGGCGCGCTGCGCCAGGCGCTCGTGCCGAACGCCATGCTCGGTCGGGCCATGGGCATCGTCCGCACCATCGGCTGGGGGCTCACCCCGATCGCCACCGTGCTCGGCGGGTTCGTCGCCCGCATCGACCTCCGGCTGCCGTTCGTCATCGGCGGCGGCGCCGTGGTCGTCCTCACCCTGGTCGCGACCCGGCTGCTGCTGGGCGCCGACCGCCACGTGCCGCGTGATGACGCGGCACCCGCCATCGAGATCCCCGTCGGAGAAGGAAGGGCATCATGACCGCCTTCGCAGCACCCGTCCGCCGCCCGTTCTCGCACCGGATCGCGCTCCGCGCCGGCCGCGCCCTCACCACGTGGGGAGCGCGCGCGCCACGGCCGCAGCACGACGCCGAGCGCGTCTCCACGATGGAGGCCGCCCGCGATCACGCCGCTCGCACGCTGCCGCAGCTGCCGCGCTGACGGCCGCTCGATCGCGGCGGCCGGGTGGAGGCGCGCTCAGACCTCGCCGAAGTCGCCAGCGTCGGTCTCGACCGTCTGGGTGATGGTGGCGGAGTCCTCGGCCGGGTTGTAGCGGATGACCGTGCCGTCGTCGAGCTCGACGACCGGCTTGCCCTCCAGCCAGGTGAGCGTCCAGCTCCAGCCGGCGGTGTCCACGTCGGTGGCGACCAGCTCCTCCTCGACGGTGGAGACGGCGTAGCCGACCACCTCCGGCAGGTTGGCGGGGGCCTGCTCGCCGACGGCCCAGCGGGTTCCGAGCTGCATCAGGCGCTCCGCTCCGCCGCGAGCGGCATCTCGTAGGTGACCCACTGGGTGCGCTCGGCCACGCTGTCGTACACGCGCTGCGCGTCCGCGTTGTCGTTCGCGGTGATCCACTGCACGACGCCGAGGCCGCGCTGCTGGGCCAGCGAGCGCGCGTGCTCCAGCAGAGCTGTGCCGACGCCGTGCTGGCGGGCGTCCTCGGCGACGAACAGGTCGTCGACGAAGAGCCCGCGGTCGCCCTCCAGCGGCCGCGCGAACTCACGCACGTGGGCGAGCCCGACGATGCGGTCGCCGTCGACCGCCACGTAGCCGCTCTCCTCGTGCTCGGGAGACGTCAGCCACGACCAGAGCAGCAGCGCCTTCTGATCGGTCAGCTCGGTGTCGTAGAACTTCGCGTACTCACCGTAGAGATCCAGCCAGGTGAAGAAATCGCCGTCCCTGACCGGTCGGATCTCGATCGACATGGGTCCCTCCGTTCGCCGTGTCTCGACCATATCCCGTCCCCGATCAGGGGACGAGGTCGTAGGTCACCCACTTGGTCTTCTCGGCGACCGCGTCGTAGAGCCGCCGGGCTGTCTCGTTGTCCTTGGCGGTGATCCACCGGACGACCGTGAGGCCGCGCTCCTTCGCCGTCTCCTTCAGCTGCGTGAGGAGGGCCGTGCCGGCCCCCGCCCCGCGCGCGTCGGGCGTCACGAAGAGGTCGTCGAGGTACAGGCCCTTGCTGCCGTCGAGCGGCCGGACGAACTCCCGCACGTGGGCCAGCCCGATCGGGGTGCCCTCCTCATCGACGGCGAAGTAGGCCTCCAGCTCGTTCTCCGGGTCGGAGATCCAGCTCCAGACCAGCAGCGCCTTCTCGTCGGTGACCGGCTGCTCGTAGAACTCGCCGTACCCCGCGTAGAGGTCGAGCCAGGTGAAGAACTCGTTGTCCTCCACACGCCTGACCGTAGCCGTCATCGTTCCTCCTCGCTCGGGGCCTGAGCAAGCAGAATATCGGTCACGGTCAGCTCGTCGGCGGAGGCGAACCGCAGTTCCGCGATTCTGCCGACCGAGCGGAGGTCGCCGGCGGCCGCCTCGACGGCCGCGATCTCGTCGGCGGGGCCGGAGATCACGGCGGAGTCGACGGGCGTGCGCTGCGAGGCCTTCGCGGCGGTCTTCGCTCCGCGAACACCGGTGAGGGCG
The sequence above is a segment of the Leifsonia williamsii genome. Coding sequences within it:
- a CDS encoding ion channel protein; the protein is MTSTQPELAAPTARTLVLLSLPAVIIGVVSAFALWAVDEVAGLLEDGIWTALPHMLGVDPHSGWWIFLVLTFTGVAVGLVVWLVPGHAGPDSATTELVAAPLRPGIVPSLALAAVLALAGGVSLGPENPIIAINTSLLVALAARLWKAVPTQLVMLMAASGTIGALFGTPVAAALVFTGVVAAVKGGGALWDKLFLPLVAAAAGSLTMTFLAHPHFAIPMPAYTTITGWDLLASVVIGAIATGLGIVGAFLFPLIHRAFHALRHPLLMTMLGGVVLGLLGALGGPITLFKGLDQMGDLVQNRDDYPPGELALIIVVKLAALLIAASSSFRGGRVFPAVFIGAAIGVLAWALIPAIPLQVAVSAGVLGMTLAVTRDGWIALFIGVAVTSNLLVLPILCLAILPAWLMVTRAPEFLIKPAVRPTSPRAAGGAGR
- a CDS encoding M3 family metallopeptidase, with protein sequence MADSSNPFFSPSTLPYQLPPFADIRDEHYRPAFERGFAEQLAEVEAITANPEAPTFENTMIALERSGQTLQRVAEVFFNKSSSDSTDFTNALEEEMAPRLAAHQDAIRLNPDLYRRIDDLYGRRDELGLDAESRYLIERYRTEFTLAGAGLSDDDKARLREYNQRLSTLTTRFEKNLLADTNELAVVFDSAEELAGLGPGELSAAAEAARERGLDGKYVVTLVLPTGHPWLATLTDRSVRERIMTASRARGIRGGDNDNRPLVLEITRLRAERARLLGFDTHAAFVTADETARTPQAVADMLGRLAPPAARNARAEQADLSEQLDTAGGSATVEAWDWAYLAGKVRAAKYDVDLAAMRPYFEAERVLRDGVFYAATRLYGITFEERTDLVAYHPEARVFEVRNEDGSALGLYILDLYTRDSKRGGAWMNPLVAQSDLLGTPTVVVNNLNVPKPAPGSPTLLTYDETNTLFHEFGHALHGLFARVTYPKFAGTNVFRDFVEFPSQVNEMWMLWPEIVEHYAVHHETGERMPQELIDRLHASESFNEGFATSEYLAAALLDQAWHSITADDTVADVAAFEADALAAVGLDNPAVPPRYASTYFAHTFSGGYDAGYYSYIWSEVLDADTVEWFKENGGLTRENGDRFRRRLLGVGGAKDPLEAYRDFRGRDAVIEPLLKRRGLDG
- a CDS encoding class I SAM-dependent methyltransferase, with translation MDLHERYTHGHHESVLRSHEWRTLENSGAYFAGLLRPGLSVLDVGSGPGTITFDLAQRVAPGTVVGVDYSHDIVEHARRSAAERGVTNVRFEQGDAYALDVADDTFDVVHAHQVLQHVGDPIAVLREFRRVTRPGGIVVARDVDWGGTMWAPLLPGLGEWMRVNQAVQRANGGEPFAGRLLRSWALEAGFARVDSSASIWCFASDEERRWWGESWSVRVTESDFGRHARDEGIADDAALAEISAAWLEWSRHANGWYGMPHGEIVAHV
- a CDS encoding ArsR/SmtB family transcription factor, with amino-acid sequence MSETDPTTGHLWDDALDMAALRALAHPLRVELMNELSDFGPATASTLAERLGESSGSTSYHLRQLARHGIIVEDTERNSGRERWWKMAPGGVTIGSPETLASPAGREANELVSHAWHQNNERRLSSFLRRGIETFGMEWMEASTLSTAHLELTREQLVEFGREYYALQTRLKEKWAADGEAEPGDRKRVQVQFNAFPLVEQEDR
- a CDS encoding MFS transporter, translating into MASRLGAGFGRLWTAAIASNLADGILRTAVPLIGTTLTRDPALIAGLTAVTFLPWLLFGIPAGMLLDRVDRRVAMAAANGLRFAVAAALALLTAAGGLTIWWLYVAVLVFGLGETVFDNATTTVVPSLVTRSQLDRANGRMQSAEIVVQNFIATPVAGFLFAVALVLPVWLTGAGFLIAGLLALSIPAAAAHAHDLAAEGGASQPRPRFGAVVGFLVHHRFLRAMIVLTSLTASALAFAQGSVVLLLLQTFTVPAALIGVITAGVGVGALVGALVSSSLVARFGRGRVMFWSVLVSGVGILGVGVTSNVAIAVSSYAIGAFGVAVWNVPWGALRQALVPNAMLGRAMGIVRTIGWGLTPIATVLGGFVARIDLRLPFVIGGGAVVVLTLVATRLLLGADRHVPRDDAAPAIEIPVGEGRAS
- a CDS encoding GNAT family N-acetyltransferase, producing the protein MSIEIRPVRDGDFFTWLDLYGEYAKFYDTELTDQKALLLWSWLTSPEHEESGYVAVDGDRIVGLAHVREFARPLEGDRGLFVDDLFVAEDARQHGVGTALLEHARSLAQQRGLGVVQWITANDNADAQRVYDSVAERTQWVTYEMPLAAERSA
- a CDS encoding GNAT family N-acetyltransferase; its protein translation is MTATVRRVEDNEFFTWLDLYAGYGEFYEQPVTDEKALLVWSWISDPENELEAYFAVDEEGTPIGLAHVREFVRPLDGSKGLYLDDLFVTPDARGAGAGTALLTQLKETAKERGLTVVRWITAKDNETARRLYDAVAEKTKWVTYDLVP